Proteins co-encoded in one Vibrio aquimaris genomic window:
- the metG gene encoding methionine--tRNA ligase — MANDQRNLDPRKLLVTCALPYANGSIHLGHMLEHIQADIWVRYQRLRGNTVNFICADDAHGTPIMLKAQQMGITPEEMIAAVSEEHQKDFAGFDISFDNYHSTHSEENKQLASHIYLELKKNGFISSRTISQLFDPEKEMFLPDRFVKGTCPKCKSDDQYGDNCDSCGATYSTTELIDPKSAVSGATPVMKDSEHFFFDLPQFESMLQEWTRSGSLQAETANKMQEWFESGLQQWDISRDAPYFGFEIPGEKDKFFYVWLDAPIGYMGSFKNLCDKRSDLDFDEYWKKDSTTELYHFIGKDIVYFHSLFWPAMLEGSGFRKPNNVFVHGYVTVNGAKMSKSKGTFVKASTYLDHLDPECLRYYYAAKLNSRIDDLDLNLEDFTQRVNADVVNKIVNLASRNAGFITKRFEGKLSDEFAEPELYQEFVAAADRIAELYETREFGRAIREVTALADKANQYVDEKAPWVVAKEEGKDQLLQDICSVGINLFRVLMTYLKPVMPALAARTQAFLNEELTWEGIAKPLTGHEITKFKALFNRIDPKKVEAMIEASKQDAAAEMAAKEKAEAAKNQASQTELDKDPVAEEIDFDAFAAVDMRIARIISCEEVPKANKLLKFQLDIGGETRQVFSGIKSAYKPEELEGKLTVMVANLKPRKMKFGMSEGMILAAGPGGSDLWILEPHEGAQPGMRVM; from the coding sequence ATGGCAAACGATCAAAGAAACCTTGATCCAAGGAAACTGCTGGTAACTTGTGCCCTTCCGTATGCTAATGGTTCGATCCACCTAGGTCATATGCTTGAACACATTCAGGCTGATATCTGGGTTCGCTACCAACGCCTACGTGGTAACACGGTAAACTTCATCTGTGCTGACGATGCCCACGGCACGCCAATTATGCTCAAAGCACAACAGATGGGAATCACACCAGAAGAGATGATCGCTGCCGTTAGTGAAGAGCACCAAAAAGACTTCGCTGGTTTCGATATTAGCTTTGATAACTACCACAGTACTCATTCTGAAGAAAACAAGCAGCTTGCGTCACACATCTATTTGGAACTGAAGAAAAACGGTTTTATCTCTAGCCGTACGATTTCTCAGCTATTTGATCCAGAAAAAGAAATGTTCCTGCCTGATCGTTTTGTAAAAGGCACTTGCCCTAAGTGTAAATCTGACGATCAGTACGGCGATAACTGTGACAGCTGCGGTGCAACCTATAGCACGACTGAACTGATTGACCCTAAATCAGCGGTCTCCGGCGCAACGCCAGTGATGAAAGACTCTGAGCATTTCTTCTTTGATTTGCCACAGTTTGAAAGCATGCTCCAAGAATGGACGCGCTCAGGTTCACTGCAAGCTGAAACAGCCAATAAGATGCAAGAATGGTTTGAATCAGGCCTGCAACAATGGGATATCTCTCGCGATGCCCCTTATTTTGGTTTTGAAATTCCAGGCGAAAAAGACAAATTCTTTTATGTTTGGCTCGATGCACCTATCGGATACATGGGTTCATTTAAGAACCTGTGCGATAAGCGCAGTGATTTAGACTTTGACGAATACTGGAAAAAAGACAGCACAACCGAGCTTTACCACTTCATTGGTAAAGACATCGTTTATTTCCACTCTCTATTTTGGCCTGCCATGCTCGAAGGCAGTGGTTTCCGTAAACCAAATAATGTGTTTGTTCACGGCTACGTCACTGTTAACGGTGCCAAAATGTCTAAATCGAAAGGCACATTTGTTAAAGCCAGCACTTATCTTGATCACCTCGATCCTGAGTGCCTACGTTACTACTATGCGGCCAAACTAAACAGCCGTATCGATGACTTAGACCTTAACCTTGAAGATTTCACTCAACGTGTTAACGCAGATGTAGTAAATAAAATTGTTAACCTTGCCTCGCGCAATGCTGGATTTATCACAAAACGCTTCGAGGGTAAGCTTTCTGATGAGTTTGCAGAGCCAGAATTGTACCAAGAATTTGTTGCCGCGGCCGATCGCATAGCCGAGCTTTACGAAACGCGTGAATTTGGCCGTGCAATACGTGAAGTAACCGCACTGGCTGACAAAGCCAACCAATATGTTGACGAAAAAGCACCTTGGGTTGTGGCAAAAGAGGAAGGCAAAGACCAACTGCTACAAGATATTTGTTCTGTCGGTATTAACTTGTTCCGCGTGCTCATGACTTACCTCAAGCCTGTGATGCCTGCTCTAGCCGCACGTACACAAGCTTTCCTAAATGAAGAGCTGACGTGGGAAGGAATAGCCAAGCCATTAACAGGTCATGAAATTACCAAATTCAAGGCTCTGTTTAATCGTATCGACCCGAAAAAGGTTGAGGCTATGATTGAAGCATCAAAACAAGATGCCGCTGCTGAAATGGCAGCCAAGGAAAAAGCTGAAGCCGCTAAGAATCAAGCTAGCCAAACCGAATTGGATAAAGATCCGGTTGCAGAAGAAATAGATTTCGATGCTTTTGCCGCTGTTGATATGCGTATCGCTCGTATTATCTCCTGCGAGGAAGTACCAAAAGCTAACAAACTACTGAAGTTTCAGCTTGATATCGGTGGCGAAACTCGTCAGGTTTTCTCCGGCATTAAGTCGGCATATAAGCCAGAAGAACTTGAAGGGAAGTTGACCGTTATGGTTGCAAACCTTAAGCCTCGTAAGATGAAGTTTGGTATGTCAGAAGGTATGATTTTGGCTGCTGGACCAGGCGGAAGCGATCTCTGGATTCTAGAACCTCATGAAGGCGCTCAACCTGGTATGCGTGTCATGTAA
- a CDS encoding MFS transporter, translated as MSRITPLLVAVLVGIAYQVFVDIYLVALPEIQEALNMSYLAANSSLILYLGANAIFLLLAGVLSEQLGRRNIIITGLCVSLIGTALIIFIQNPINFLIGRTLQGVGLSTSILATPILMDNYKGKQLTYGFLCFEFFYSITPIIAPYIGATISSYYSWKHIFVILFFYQLIILLFTIKLKKQKVQNNKINKKRRILIFRRILTNTKFTTLTVLMTLFWGEMVIAHLLSPYIFQNDFKYSTYEYGLFTLTMGCCYAFAAISNLLLLKFYSEEGIISFSIWANTILAIAFLTKQWILPQSGIDIAIYLCLMAIFCGLFFINAMASSLRIFADYYSGYAAALQGCICIGFWSLVSLLCSQVQPKEDTLITILSLMALLTAIILVKKRTIVSNAGHDRKEAFCCTVDQ; from the coding sequence ATGTCACGTATAACCCCTTTGTTAGTTGCTGTTTTAGTTGGTATTGCTTACCAAGTGTTTGTCGATATTTATTTAGTTGCTCTCCCTGAAATACAAGAAGCTTTGAATATGAGTTATCTTGCAGCTAATTCATCACTTATCCTATATCTTGGGGCTAATGCGATATTTTTACTATTAGCAGGCGTTTTATCTGAACAACTAGGCCGAAGAAATATAATCATTACGGGCTTGTGCGTAAGCTTAATAGGCACTGCCCTGATAATTTTTATTCAAAACCCAATAAATTTTTTAATAGGGCGTACTTTACAAGGAGTTGGCTTAAGCACTTCAATCTTAGCAACACCTATATTAATGGATAATTATAAAGGAAAACAGCTTACTTATGGGTTTCTATGTTTCGAATTCTTCTACTCTATAACACCAATTATTGCTCCTTATATAGGAGCTACAATTTCGTCTTACTATTCATGGAAACATATTTTCGTCATTTTATTTTTCTACCAATTAATTATTTTGTTATTTACAATAAAACTAAAAAAACAAAAAGTTCAGAATAATAAGATTAACAAAAAAAGGCGAATATTAATTTTTAGGCGTATACTTACTAATACTAAATTCACTACACTGACAGTACTAATGACTTTATTTTGGGGGGAAATGGTAATAGCACACCTTCTGTCTCCATATATCTTTCAAAATGATTTTAAATATTCCACATATGAATATGGGTTATTTACTCTCACTATGGGTTGCTGTTATGCCTTTGCTGCAATTAGCAATCTATTATTACTAAAATTCTACTCCGAGGAAGGTATTATATCTTTTTCAATTTGGGCTAATACGATACTGGCTATAGCTTTTTTGACCAAACAATGGATACTACCTCAATCAGGAATAGATATCGCTATCTATTTATGTCTCATGGCCATTTTTTGTGGGCTATTTTTTATTAATGCCATGGCTAGCTCTTTGAGAATATTCGCTGATTATTACTCAGGTTATGCGGCTGCGCTACAAGGTTGTATATGTATTGGTTTCTGGAGCCTGGTGAGTTTATTGTGTTCACAGGTTCAGCCCAAAGAAGACACTTTAATTACCATTCTTTCATTAATGGCATTACTTACGGCAATCATACTAGTCAAAAAACGTACCATTGTATCCAACGCTGGACACGACCGCAAAGAGGCTTTCTGCTGCACTGTCGACCAATAA
- the apbC gene encoding iron-sulfur cluster carrier protein ApbC: MRQLSNKEELCHWLNQFEHPSLTQEWASVPGMVSVSATKLTVSIPFAASSLVESLSSWVESQHCNGQIAPVEYEIIVQPKALQTHVSHEISGVKNIIAVTSAKGGVGKSTTAVNLALAIAQSGVKVGLLDADIYGPSVPLMIGQQGASPQVKDDKWMQPILAHGIYTHSIGYLVSKDEAAIWRGPMASKALAQLLNETEWPELDYLVIDMPPGTGDIQLTLAQQVPVTGAVIITTPQDLALADARKGAAMFEKVQVPVIGLVENMSYHICSHCGGKEAIFGVGGAQKMASEFGLDLLAQIPLHISLREDTDNGCPSVVARPDSEQAADYIQLAESVCARMYWHGKEKPQSIQFTMLD, translated from the coding sequence ATGCGTCAATTGTCGAACAAAGAAGAACTTTGCCATTGGCTTAATCAGTTTGAGCACCCAAGTCTTACTCAAGAATGGGCTAGTGTGCCGGGTATGGTTTCGGTCTCAGCGACCAAGCTCACGGTATCTATACCTTTTGCGGCATCGTCTCTAGTTGAAAGCTTATCGAGCTGGGTAGAGTCGCAACATTGCAATGGACAAATTGCCCCAGTTGAGTATGAAATAATTGTGCAGCCAAAGGCTTTGCAAACTCATGTCAGTCATGAGATAAGCGGCGTTAAAAATATTATTGCCGTCACTTCAGCAAAAGGCGGGGTCGGCAAGTCAACCACAGCCGTCAACCTTGCGCTTGCGATCGCCCAATCCGGTGTAAAAGTTGGTTTGTTGGATGCGGATATTTATGGTCCTTCCGTGCCTCTTATGATTGGCCAACAAGGTGCCTCTCCCCAAGTTAAAGACGATAAATGGATGCAGCCTATATTGGCGCACGGTATTTATACCCACTCTATTGGATATTTAGTGTCAAAAGATGAAGCGGCAATTTGGCGCGGCCCAATGGCTTCGAAAGCTCTCGCTCAACTGCTTAATGAAACCGAGTGGCCAGAGCTCGACTATCTTGTGATTGATATGCCGCCTGGTACAGGTGATATTCAATTAACCCTTGCTCAGCAGGTGCCAGTGACAGGTGCGGTGATTATCACCACGCCACAAGATCTTGCGCTTGCGGATGCGCGCAAAGGTGCAGCCATGTTTGAAAAAGTGCAGGTACCTGTGATTGGACTGGTTGAGAACATGAGCTATCACATTTGCAGCCATTGCGGTGGTAAAGAGGCCATTTTTGGTGTCGGAGGAGCGCAGAAAATGGCTAGCGAGTTTGGTCTCGATTTGCTTGCCCAGATCCCTTTGCATATTTCGCTAAGAGAAGATACGGATAATGGCTGTCCAAGCGTTGTCGCCAGACCAGACTCAGAACAAGCGGCGGACTATATTCAGTTAGCAGAATCCGTGTGTGCAAGAATGTATTGGCACGGAAAAGAAAAGCCACAGTCAATTCAGTTTACAATGCTTGATTAA
- a CDS encoding 2OG-Fe(II) oxygenase family protein: MKVINMSNNSSDTAKEFAQALHQSGFVVLTETGIEQSDIESLYSNWLNFFYQADDSKKSFLYNKDTVAGFIPRTVSETAKGFTKKDLKEIYHYYDGKICPPEQKEISDNIRLRLLDLSAKLLGWLHEYLPQEIKTELEEPLDSMAKDSPQTLFRMNYYPPLDSFSDDAKSGAQRAESHADINLITLLPNVSSAGLEAKTRDGKWTPVPYMPNSIVINSGDMLAMRTKDFYPSFYHRVIQPSNSHEERISLAFCVHPKEECKLSEHHTAHSFLQERYREMKVK; encoded by the coding sequence ATGAAAGTAATAAATATGAGTAATAATAGTTCAGATACAGCTAAGGAATTCGCTCAAGCTCTTCATCAGTCTGGCTTTGTCGTATTAACAGAAACTGGTATTGAACAATCAGATATAGAAAGTCTATATTCAAATTGGTTAAATTTTTTTTACCAAGCTGACGACAGTAAAAAATCCTTCTTATACAATAAAGATACAGTAGCTGGCTTTATTCCTCGAACCGTTTCTGAAACTGCCAAAGGTTTCACTAAAAAAGATCTTAAAGAGATATATCACTATTATGATGGAAAAATATGTCCTCCTGAACAAAAAGAAATAAGTGATAACATCAGACTGCGTCTACTCGATTTGTCTGCAAAACTGCTGGGGTGGTTGCATGAATATCTTCCCCAAGAAATCAAGACTGAACTAGAAGAACCACTAGACAGTATGGCAAAAGACTCACCACAAACGTTATTTAGAATGAATTACTATCCACCGTTAGATAGCTTTTCCGACGATGCAAAATCTGGTGCACAAAGAGCTGAATCACACGCGGATATTAATCTAATTACTCTACTACCTAATGTATCTAGTGCAGGCTTAGAAGCTAAAACCAGAGATGGTAAGTGGACACCAGTTCCATATATGCCCAATAGTATCGTAATAAATTCTGGTGATATGCTTGCAATGCGTACCAAAGATTTCTACCCTTCTTTTTATCACAGAGTAATACAACCCTCTAATTCACATGAAGAGCGAATTTCTCTTGCATTTTGTGTTCACCCAAAAGAAGAGTGCAAACTTTCCGAACATCATACTGCACATAGCTTTTTACAGGAACGCTACAGAGAGATGAAGGTAAAGTAA
- a CDS encoding CBS domain-containing protein: MESLKVKDYMTLQAVKFKPEMSLSAALEKMLKSSYLGGPVIDDKAQVIGFLSGHDLLDKLVKVSYYCQDTHIVSDCMHSQVLSVGPETSIIELADMMKSGKPKVYPVIDSGKLVGIITRRDVLRAVAKNLDDCFKHPV, from the coding sequence ATGGAATCATTGAAAGTGAAAGATTATATGACGTTACAGGCAGTTAAATTTAAGCCTGAAATGTCATTAAGTGCGGCTTTAGAAAAGATGTTGAAATCGAGTTATCTTGGTGGCCCAGTCATTGATGATAAAGCTCAGGTTATCGGTTTTCTCTCAGGTCATGATTTACTCGATAAGTTAGTCAAAGTAAGCTACTACTGCCAAGACACTCATATTGTTTCCGATTGTATGCACTCACAAGTGCTTTCTGTTGGGCCAGAGACATCGATAATTGAACTAGCGGACATGATGAAATCTGGTAAGCCTAAGGTATACCCAGTTATCGATAGTGGAAAGTTGGTTGGAATCATTACTCGTCGTGATGTATTGCGTGCAGTTGCTAAGAATCTAGACGATTGCTTTAAACATCCGGTATAG
- a CDS encoding MATE family efflux transporter: MENQSAKFVEGSTMRHILVMSGAGSVGLMALFVVDLLDMLFISMLGQVELAAAVGFAGTLVFFSTSISIGTSIAMGALVSKAIGAKQRDHARRLSSSIMLTAFTISCVVSTLMFVFIPELLAAIGAKGYVAERAQAYLQILLPSGPLIAIAMSAGAGLRAAGDAKRSMWATLAGGIINAVLDPIFIFGFGWNVEGAAVATVFARFTVFFFSLYPLIRDHDLVALPSLSAWKNSLKAILTISIPAIITNIATPIGNAIVTTSIAKYGEDFVAGYAVIGRLIPVCFAVIFALSGAVGPIIGQNFGAERLDRVRDTLTNSLIVTTAYTSVVCILLYFVQSLVITGFSLQGDAAIIVSAFCTYVAFSFVFNGAQFVANTSFNNLGKPLYSTALNLGKATLGTLPFVYLGSIWFGALGVLYGQAIGSVVFGILALIVLHKHISDLTQGDRFELEEEDPSITSINSQPFCTHDAVLIDEVASQKESLLTEEKNS, translated from the coding sequence GTGGAGAACCAGAGCGCGAAGTTTGTTGAAGGCTCGACCATGCGCCATATATTGGTGATGTCAGGGGCAGGGTCTGTTGGCCTCATGGCATTATTTGTGGTTGATTTACTTGATATGCTCTTCATTAGTATGTTGGGCCAGGTTGAGTTAGCCGCTGCGGTAGGATTCGCTGGTACATTAGTCTTTTTCTCTACATCTATTTCGATTGGTACTTCAATAGCTATGGGGGCTTTGGTATCCAAAGCAATTGGTGCCAAGCAGCGCGACCATGCTAGAAGGCTTAGTAGTAGCATTATGCTTACCGCTTTTACTATCAGCTGTGTTGTGAGCACTTTGATGTTCGTATTTATTCCCGAACTTCTCGCTGCCATTGGTGCTAAGGGGTATGTGGCGGAGCGTGCGCAAGCTTACCTACAAATATTGCTACCAAGTGGGCCGTTAATTGCCATTGCTATGTCTGCGGGTGCAGGACTTAGAGCCGCAGGAGATGCCAAGCGGTCTATGTGGGCAACACTTGCGGGAGGTATCATCAATGCAGTGTTGGACCCGATTTTTATTTTTGGCTTTGGTTGGAATGTTGAAGGTGCGGCCGTCGCAACCGTTTTTGCTCGGTTTACCGTATTCTTCTTCTCGCTGTACCCTCTTATTCGTGATCATGATTTGGTTGCTTTACCCTCGTTGTCAGCGTGGAAAAATAGCCTCAAAGCGATATTAACCATATCTATTCCTGCGATTATTACCAATATTGCGACACCTATTGGCAATGCGATCGTGACCACATCAATTGCAAAGTATGGAGAAGATTTTGTTGCTGGCTATGCAGTAATAGGACGCCTTATTCCCGTTTGCTTTGCAGTAATCTTTGCGTTATCCGGCGCGGTTGGTCCAATTATTGGGCAAAACTTTGGTGCCGAGCGGTTGGATCGCGTTCGTGATACGTTAACCAACTCTTTAATTGTTACTACCGCTTATACATCAGTGGTTTGTATCCTTCTCTATTTCGTTCAGTCATTAGTGATCACAGGATTTAGTTTACAAGGTGATGCAGCCATTATTGTTTCTGCTTTTTGTACTTATGTCGCCTTTAGCTTTGTGTTTAATGGCGCTCAGTTTGTGGCCAACACTTCGTTCAACAACCTTGGTAAACCTTTATACTCAACAGCATTAAATCTAGGGAAAGCGACGTTAGGTACTTTACCTTTTGTATACCTTGGGTCTATTTGGTTTGGTGCGCTTGGTGTTCTGTATGGACAAGCAATTGGGTCGGTAGTCTTTGGTATTCTCGCGCTTATTGTATTGCATAAACACATCAGTGATTTGACCCAAGGCGATAGATTTGAATTGGAGGAAGAAGACCCATCGATCACAAGTATTAACTCTCAACCTTTCTGTACTCACGATGCAGTATTGATTGATGAAGTGGCTAGCCAGAAAGAGAGTCTATTAACCGAAGAAAAAAATAGTTGA
- a CDS encoding zinc/cadmium/mercury/lead-transporting ATPase, which translates to MCTKHHSCRSAKVAFNPSHEASCSNPKIAHIQMEGISEVDSGCCSSDNCSSGTQSSDEESDPIGIKKKGHTHSWKITGMDCPSCAKKIETAVNKVAGVMEAKVLFATEKLVVKLDSKSTADNVEQAIQGAGFRYNSDLSSTKPQPNSGWKALVKQNSSIIAIALSMAIAALLKPISPVFSEWMFTLTCLAGLYPISKKALQLAKSGTPFAIETLMSVAAIGALYLGEAAEAAMVLLLFMIGERLEAFAASRARSGVQSLMELVPETATKIINDERVEVSASELQPGDIIEVSPGARLPADGKLMGQAASFDESALTGESIPVERIENDSVMAGAVVVDKVVRFEITSKQGENAIDRILHLIEEAESRKAPLERFLDKFSRWYTPLMMLVSLVVILVPPLFFAQPWETWVYRGLALLLIACPCALVISTPAAITSGLAAGAKRGALIKGGAALEQLGKIETVAFDKTGTLTMGKPEVTDIITMGHVEGAELLRNIAAIEVGSTHPLAVSLVNKAKSSGIEIPEADDKQALIGLGVRGLVNGVEYQAIAPSKIGFVLSSDVAEDVRKLEQQGKTVVVAIKGDNTVIGLIAWQDTLREDSSDAVRALKNLGVNAIMLTGDNARSAKAISSLIDIDYKAGLLPQDKVTYVESLSSTANVAMVGDGINDAPAMKASSIGIAMGGGTDVALETADAALTHNRLVELASMIELSRATLNNIRQNIALALGLKGIFLVTSLLGITGLWVAVLADSGATAIVTLNALRLLKFKPQT; encoded by the coding sequence ATGTGCACTAAACATCATTCATGCCGCTCAGCTAAAGTGGCCTTCAATCCTAGTCATGAAGCCTCTTGCTCGAATCCTAAAATAGCTCACATACAAATGGAAGGGATCAGTGAGGTTGATTCTGGATGTTGCAGTTCAGATAACTGTTCTAGTGGAACTCAGTCTTCCGATGAGGAAAGCGACCCGATAGGGATTAAGAAAAAAGGTCACACTCACAGTTGGAAAATTACGGGCATGGACTGTCCGTCATGCGCAAAAAAAATTGAAACAGCGGTTAATAAAGTCGCTGGTGTCATGGAGGCTAAAGTTTTATTTGCCACAGAAAAACTTGTGGTCAAGCTAGATAGCAAAAGTACTGCCGATAACGTTGAACAAGCTATTCAGGGCGCAGGCTTTCGTTATAACAGTGACTTGTCTTCAACAAAGCCGCAGCCTAACTCAGGTTGGAAAGCCTTAGTTAAACAAAACTCTTCGATTATCGCGATTGCATTATCTATGGCTATCGCTGCGCTTCTTAAACCAATATCTCCTGTATTCAGTGAATGGATGTTCACTTTAACCTGTTTGGCAGGCTTATATCCAATTAGCAAGAAAGCACTCCAGTTGGCTAAATCAGGGACTCCATTTGCGATAGAAACGTTAATGAGTGTTGCGGCTATCGGCGCTCTCTACTTAGGTGAAGCAGCGGAAGCGGCCATGGTACTTTTGCTGTTCATGATTGGTGAGCGTTTAGAAGCATTTGCCGCTTCACGAGCGCGAAGTGGTGTTCAGTCATTGATGGAGCTAGTGCCTGAAACCGCGACAAAAATAATCAATGATGAGCGTGTTGAAGTGTCTGCTAGTGAACTACAACCTGGCGACATTATTGAAGTTTCACCAGGGGCTAGACTTCCAGCTGATGGAAAACTGATGGGGCAAGCCGCCAGTTTTGATGAAAGTGCGTTAACCGGTGAATCAATACCTGTTGAACGTATTGAAAATGATTCAGTGATGGCAGGCGCAGTAGTGGTTGATAAAGTGGTGCGCTTTGAGATCACCTCTAAGCAAGGGGAAAATGCTATTGATCGAATTTTGCATCTTATTGAGGAAGCAGAATCGCGTAAAGCGCCACTAGAGCGCTTTCTCGATAAGTTTAGCCGTTGGTATACGCCCTTAATGATGTTGGTATCTTTAGTTGTTATTCTTGTACCGCCGCTATTTTTTGCTCAGCCTTGGGAAACCTGGGTTTATCGAGGGCTCGCTTTACTGCTTATCGCTTGTCCGTGTGCTCTGGTGATCTCCACACCTGCAGCCATTACATCTGGGCTTGCAGCTGGCGCTAAACGAGGTGCTTTAATCAAAGGCGGCGCAGCACTTGAGCAGCTGGGTAAAATAGAAACCGTTGCCTTTGATAAAACGGGCACTCTGACAATGGGAAAACCAGAAGTCACAGATATCATTACCATGGGTCATGTTGAAGGAGCAGAGCTTCTGCGCAATATTGCTGCCATTGAAGTTGGCTCTACCCACCCACTTGCTGTGTCACTGGTGAATAAAGCCAAATCGTCTGGCATCGAGATCCCTGAGGCAGATGACAAACAAGCGCTAATAGGTCTTGGTGTGCGTGGTTTGGTTAATGGAGTTGAATATCAGGCAATCGCACCAAGCAAAATCGGTTTTGTATTGTCGAGTGATGTTGCCGAGGATGTGCGTAAGCTGGAACAGCAGGGCAAAACAGTGGTGGTGGCGATTAAAGGGGATAATACAGTTATTGGCCTCATTGCTTGGCAAGATACCTTGAGAGAAGACTCGTCGGATGCCGTTCGGGCGCTTAAGAATCTTGGCGTTAATGCAATTATGCTGACCGGAGACAATGCTCGCAGTGCAAAGGCCATTAGCTCATTGATAGATATCGACTACAAAGCCGGATTGCTACCACAAGATAAAGTGACGTATGTTGAGAGTTTGTCATCAACAGCAAATGTAGCCATGGTTGGTGATGGCATCAACGATGCACCTGCGATGAAAGCATCCAGTATTGGTATTGCTATGGGTGGAGGAACAGATGTGGCACTTGAGACTGCGGACGCCGCCCTAACTCATAACCGCTTGGTCGAGTTGGCTAGCATGATCGAGTTGTCTCGAGCAACACTCAACAATATACGTCAGAACATTGCTCTTGCACTGGGGCTCAAGGGTATCTTTCTTGTTACCAGCTTGCTTGGTATTACCGGACTTTGGGTGGCTGTTCTCGCTGATAGTGGCGCAACTGCGATCGTGACCCTTAATGCACTCAGGCTACTTAAGTTTAAGCCACAAACATAG
- the udp gene encoding uridine phosphorylase has product MSQAVFHLGVTQDDLADAKLAIIPGDPARVQKIAEQMDNPVFLASHREYTLYRAELDGKPVIVCSTGIGGPSTSIAVEELAQLGINTFLRVGTTGAIQPHVKVGDMIVSTASVRLDGASLHFAPMEFPAVADFEVATAMKAAVEESGAKVHMGVTASSDTFYPGQERYDTFSGRVVRRFQGSMKEWQDMGVLNFEMESATLLTMCASSGLKAGCVAGVIINRSQKETPDHSTLKETEARSIKVVVEAARKML; this is encoded by the coding sequence ATGTCTCAAGCTGTATTCCATCTAGGAGTCACTCAAGACGATCTTGCTGATGCCAAGCTAGCAATTATTCCAGGTGATCCTGCTCGCGTTCAAAAAATTGCTGAACAAATGGATAATCCTGTGTTTTTGGCCAGTCATCGTGAGTACACACTTTACCGTGCCGAGCTTGATGGCAAACCCGTTATTGTTTGCTCTACTGGTATTGGTGGTCCTTCAACCTCTATCGCGGTTGAAGAGTTGGCTCAGCTTGGTATCAATACTTTCTTACGTGTTGGTACTACTGGTGCTATCCAACCACATGTGAAGGTGGGAGACATGATAGTATCCACAGCTTCAGTTCGCTTAGATGGTGCCAGCTTGCACTTTGCTCCAATGGAATTTCCAGCAGTGGCTGACTTTGAGGTTGCGACGGCAATGAAAGCTGCGGTTGAAGAGTCTGGTGCTAAAGTTCATATGGGCGTGACCGCCTCTAGTGATACTTTTTATCCTGGGCAAGAGCGCTATGATACCTTCTCTGGCCGCGTAGTGAGGCGTTTTCAAGGCTCAATGAAAGAATGGCAAGATATGGGTGTTCTGAATTTTGAGATGGAATCAGCGACGTTACTGACAATGTGTGCAAGCTCTGGCCTGAAAGCAGGCTGTGTAGCAGGAGTCATTATCAACCGTTCTCAAAAAGAAACCCCCGATCACTCAACCCTGAAAGAAACGGAAGCTCGTTCAATTAAAGTGGTTGTTGAGGCCGCGCGTAAGATGCTTTGA